ACAAATTGTGAGCGAAGTGATGAACAAGCAGAACAGGATCCGCCGTCGCGCGATGCAGCCGTTGATCATGTGTGATCTGTTTCTGAAACAGCTTGCGGAGACCCGTCCTGACTTCTCAACTTTTTACACGAACCATGTGGCTGCCGCCATGCACCGCTATTGGGCAGCTCTTCTGCCCGGTGATTATAAGGCGGGAGAACTTGATTCGGAGTGGGTGTCTTCCTACAACGAAGAGATCCCCTTTGCCATGGAGAAGCTGGAGCTGATGCTTCGCAAAATCGTGCGCTTCACCGAACAAAATCCTGAGTTCAGCCTGGTGGTCGCGAGCAGCATGGGACAGGCGGCGATCGCGTATCAAAAGACCTATGAGTTCCTGACCATCACGGATGTAAAGAAGTTTATGGCGGTGGTTGGAGTCCCGGAGGCAAGCTTCGAGCTCACTCCGGCCATGGTGCCCTGCATTTCGTTGCAGTTGAAGAATCTGGACGTCGTCGACCTGCGGCGCAGACTGGAAGATGTGAAGATCGGCACGGAAGCGATGGTTTTCTCCAAACGTCCGGACAAGAGAGCCTGCTTCGAACTGCGTGAGGGTTACCTTCACCTCTTCGTTCAGTTCGACAACTACGATGGACCACTCACCATGTCCTACCGTGGCGTCGAGAAAAGCTTCCATGAGGCGGGGCTGAGCATGATGGCGCATGAGGACGGCGTTAACTGTACGGCGCAGCATATCCCTCAGGGTAGTTTGTTGATTTACAGCCCGGACAGTCCGGATGCAAGCAGAACCTCGATCTCGACGGCGGATTTTGTGCCCAGTGTGCTGAGGAATTTCGAAATGCCCAAGGCTCGGGAGCTATCCGGCACAGCCTCTATCCGCTTCTAGCAAGCTCCCTCGATCATCGTAGATTCACCGACACTCATCCCTCTACCCCCGGGATGCGTGTTTCTTTTAATTCCTATGGATGAGCTACGTTTTGGAGCCAGCGGCCAGCAGACACTGTGCTACGCTCAACCCACTTCACAAAAATTCAGGGGGCTGGATGCGGATTGCTGCGCAGGTATTGCTGTTGACGACGTTGCTCGGGCCGCTGACGGCTGGCGGGCAGAACACAGACGAGGCCCGAGGCAAAGCGTGGTGGGCGCATGTACAAGTGTTGGCGGACGACTCCATGCGCGGCCGTCTCACCGGAAGCTCAGAGTATCTGAAGGCCGCGGAGTACGCCGTGGGCAAGTTCAAATCCTACGGTTTGAAGCCCGCCGGGGTCGACGGCTTCTATCAACCCGTGCACTTCGACGTGCAGCGCGTCATCGCCGACAAGAGCTCGCTGAGCTTGAACGTACATGGCACCGCCGAAGCGCTGGTGCTGGGCAAAGACGCGACCCTGGCCGCGGGCTCGCCACAGCCCGCGAAGATCGATGCACCGCTAGTCTTCATTGGCTACGGCCTGCACCTGCCCGAGGCTAAATATGACGACTTCGATCTGCCCGAAATCTCTCTACGGGGAAAGATCGTGGTCGTCATCAACGGCGGACCGGCGGATCTGCCGGGGCCATTGAAGTCGTACGCGCGCACCGCGCCGCGCACGAAGGCGATGGCGGATGCCGGGGTCGTCGGCATCGTGAGTATCCCTACGCCGAAATCGATGGACTTTGGTTGGGAGCGCGTCGCGAGCGGAGCTTTGCAGCCCGGAATGCGTCTGGCAGCCGACCCGGAGGATGCGGCCGTGGCAGCGAAGCATCCCGCGCTGGCGAATAACCACAGAGCGCTGTTCTCCGCGACCTTCAATCCCGCGATGGCCGAAAAGCTCTTCGCAGGAACTGGCCACACCTTTGCAGAGATGCTCGCACTCGCCGATGCGCAGAAACCCCTGCCGCACTTTGCCTTGAACAAGAGCATGATGGCAACTGTGACCACGGAGACGAGCACCGTCGAATCTCCTAATCTGGCGGCAAAGCTCGAAGGCAGCGATCCGAAGCTGAAGTCTGAGTACGTCATTGTCAGCGCGCATCTCGATCACCTCGGTGTCGGCGCGCCGATTCATGGAAAGACAATCTACCCCGGAGCGATGGATGACGCTTCCGGCGCAGCCACCGTATTGGAGACAGCAAAGTGGTTTAGCGAAGAAGCCGCGAAGGGCCACAGGCCGAAGCGGTCGATCCTCTTCCTGCTCTTTACGGCGGAAGAAAAGGGTCTCCTGGGATCGCGGTACTTTGCCAGCCATCCCACGGTGCCTGCGGGTTCGATCAAAGCGGCTCTGAACCTGGATATGTTCCTGCCGCTGTTTCCTCTGAAGAAGCTGCACGTGCAGGGGCTGGAGCAGAGCACGTTGCAGGAGCAGGCGCAGCGCGTAGGTGCGGCACACGGCATCGTGATCGCGGGCGATCCGGAGCCGGACCGCAACAGCTTCACCCGCACCGACCAGT
This genomic stretch from Terriglobus saanensis SP1PR4 harbors:
- a CDS encoding M28 family peptidase; this translates as MRIAAQVLLLTTLLGPLTAGGQNTDEARGKAWWAHVQVLADDSMRGRLTGSSEYLKAAEYAVGKFKSYGLKPAGVDGFYQPVHFDVQRVIADKSSLSLNVHGTAEALVLGKDATLAAGSPQPAKIDAPLVFIGYGLHLPEAKYDDFDLPEISLRGKIVVVINGGPADLPGPLKSYARTAPRTKAMADAGVVGIVSIPTPKSMDFGWERVASGALQPGMRLAADPEDAAVAAKHPALANNHRALFSATFNPAMAEKLFAGTGHTFAEMLALADAQKPLPHFALNKSMMATVTTETSTVESPNLAAKLEGSDPKLKSEYVIVSAHLDHLGVGAPIHGKTIYPGAMDDASGAATVLETAKWFSEEAAKGHRPKRSILFLLFTAEEKGLLGSRYFASHPTVPAGSIKAALNLDMFLPLFPLKKLHVQGLEQSTLQEQAQRVGAAHGIVIAGDPEPDRNSFTRTDQYSFVQAGVPALAMKFGWTMGSPEYKAWRAWLAERYHSTADDLNQPVDLVAAAQFNSFFADLALAVANDPTTPHYLDSSFFRRFEK